From one Lotus japonicus ecotype B-129 chromosome 3, LjGifu_v1.2 genomic stretch:
- the LOC130747739 gene encoding uncharacterized protein LOC130747739 isoform X1, whose translation MFDCDSPDSKNFQQHIRAYNMMFAFTSPGAKLDTSINDGKGPPTIRIQGQTCHLIGSLLPKPGDSPKFAQLYIYDTENEVQNRLSTFRNQDHLKPEIMRRLSAMLDHDNAYAKSFRMAKERFKASHIHDCKLKLISDRATDGRIYNLPSVSEVAALIVGDVDVGSNRDIILEWQSGKLKRINELYPGYLGLQYPLLFPYGEDGYRHDVLHRNSPGSKKSKRNKVTIREWISFRLQMRRDEGQTLLRARRLFQQFIVDAYTMMESDRLSYIRNHQKELRVDKYSSLQTSQVDHTQNQGSNRGKRIILPSTFVGGRRFMDQLYFDGMAICSAVGFPDLFLTFTCNPNWPEIKRFLKPMKLTAQDRPDIVSRVFKIKFEELMTDLKKGKIFGRVLAYIYTIEFQKRGLPHAHILVFLHPDNKYPNPEDIDKIISAEIPNQEHERELYQIVSSHMIHGPCGSANKSSPCMKNGKCSKYFPKQYQSGTIVDKDGYPIYRRRNNGNTVEKGGIILDNRYVVPYNPTLLLKYQTHMNVEWCNQSTSIKYLFKYINKGYDRITAAIVPTKDQNGNQVDVMDEIKQYLDCRYISSCEACWRVLAFPIHGRSPAVERCYFHLPGEHCVYFNDDDDIGSVLSKATVKESMFTSWLNANKIYHEGRNLTYAQFVSKFVYKAKKRCWQLRKRGYTVGRLNWVPPISGELFYLRMMLAVVKGPCSYEDIRTVGDILHPTFREACFAMGFLEDDREYIAAIKEAKDWGPGHYLRKLFLRLLISNSITRPEKVWQQTWQWLSEDVLYQQRKLSNIQDLQLSDNELQNITLMLIEELLQSNRRSLKDFPSMPYPQGYVTNRLGNKLIYAERDYDTTKLNEEFQNYFKSLTDEQRTIFDTIMKAVSDEQGGMYFLYGHGGTGKTFMWKTLASALRAKGDIVLTVASSGIASLLMPGGRTAHSKFAIPVPTSENSTCNIHQGSELAGLLKVAKLIIWDEAPMSHKFCFEALDKSLRDIMNCSNNVNAPFAGKVIVFGGDFRQILPVIPKGNEREYLSSDSIDKSEALQNPILQTLTPEFLNSLRTSGLPNHKIKLKIDHVIGAKEISGKNKGVVTYITRMCMSPSQSPWPFKLVRRQFPIIVSYAMTINKSQGQSLANVGVYLPKPVFSHGQLYVAFSRVQSKQGLKILIHDSEGKPLNTTTNVVFKEVFQNLQ comes from the exons ATGTTTGATTGTGATTCCCCTGATAGCAAGAATTTTCAACAGCATATACGTGCATATAACATGATGTTTGCTTTCACATCACCTGGAGCAAAACTAGATACGTCAATAAATGATGGCAAAGGGCCGCCTACCATTAGAATACAAGGACAAACATGTCATCTGATTGGTAGCCTATTGCCTAAGCCTGGTGATTCTCCAAAATTTGCACAACTTTATATATATGACACTGAGAATGAGGTGCAAAATAGACTATCTACATTCAG GAATCAGGATCATCTCAAGCCAGAAATTATGAGGAGGTTGTCTGCTATGCTTGATCACGATAATGCATATGCAAAATCATTTAGAATGGCAAAGGAGAGATTTAAAGCTTCACATATACATGACTGCAAGTTAAAACTCATTTCTGATAGAGCTACCGATGGAAGAATATATAACTTACCGTCTGTTTCTGAAGTTGCTGCTCTTATTGTTGGTGATGTTGACGTGGGGTCAAACAGAGACATAATACTTGAATGGCAAAgtggaaaattgaaaagaataaaTGAGTTATATCCGGGCTATTTAGGTTTGCAATATCCACTTTTATTTCCTTATGGTGAAGATGGATATAGGCATGACGTGCTACATAGAAATAGTCCTGGCTCTAAAAAATCCAAACGAAACAAAGTTACTATTAGAGAGTGGATATCTTTCAGACTTCAAATGCGTAGAGATGAAGGGCAAACTTTGTTGAGAGCCAGGAGACTGTTTCAACAGTTTATAGTCGATGCATACACTATGATGGAGTCTGATCGGTTGTCTTATATTAGGAATCATCAAAAAGAGTTGAGAGTTGATAAATATAGCAGTTTGCAAACTTCTCAAGTTGATCATACTCAAAATCAGGGATCAAATAGAGGGAAAAGAATCATATTGCCCTCAACATTTGTAGGAGGTCGTAGGTTCATGGATCAGTTGTATTTTGATGGCATGGCAATCTGTAGTGCCGTTGGCTTTCCTGATTTGTTCCTTACATTCACATGCAATCCAAATTGGCCAGAAATTAAAAGGTTTCTTAAACCAATGAAGTTAACAGCACAAGATCGTCCTGATATTGTCTCTAGAGTTTTCAAGATTAAATTTGAAGAACTAATGACAGATTTAAAGAAGGGAAAAATATTTGGTCGTGTGCTTGCAT ATATATATACAATTGAGTTTCAAAAGAGAGGGTTGCCACATGCGCACATTCTGGTTTTCTTGCATCCAGATAACAAGTATCCAAATCCAGAGGATATTGACAAAATTATTTCAGCTGAAATACCTAACCAAGAACATGAGAGAGAGTTATATCAAATAGTCagttctcatatgatacatggTCCTTGTGGTTCAGCTAATAAATCATCACCATGCATGAAAAATGGGAAATGTTCCAAGTACTTTCCTAAGCAATATCAGAGTGGTACTATTGTTGACAAGGATGGTTATCCAATATACAGGAGAAGAAATAATGGCAACACCGTTGAAAAAGGAGGTATCATTCTTGACAACCGTTATGTTGTTCCCTATAATCCAACACTCTTATTGAAGTATCAGACACATATGAATGTTGAATGGTGTAATCAAAGTACTTCTATAAAGTACTTATTCAAATACATCAACAAAGGGTATGATCGAATCACTGCAGCTATTGTCCCTACTAAAGATCAAAATGGAAATCAAGTTGATGTAATGGATGAAATTAAACAATATCTTGATTGTCGATATATCTCATCATGTGAGGCATGTTGGAGAGTTTTGGCATTTCCAATACATGGTAGATCCCCTGCGGTTGAAAGATGTTATTTTCATCTTCCCGGTGAACATTGTGTGTAttttaatgatgatgatgatattggTTCCGTACTCTCTAAAGCAACTGTTAAAGAATCAATGTTTACATCATGGTTGAATGCAAATAAGATCTATCATGAAGGTAGAAATTTGACTTATGCACAGTTTGTGTCAAAGTTTGTTTACAAGGCAAAAAAAAGATGTTGGCAACTTAGGAAGCGGGGTTACACTGTTGGACGACTTAATTGGGTTCCTCCAATTTCTGGTGAACTTTTTTACTTGAGAATGATGTTAGCTGTTGTTAAGGGACCATGTAGCTATGAAGACATCAGAACTGTGGGCGATATTCTACATCCTACCTTTCGCGAGGCATGCTTTGCAATGGGATTCTTGGAAGATGATAGAGAGTATATTGCAGCTATTAAGGAAGCGAAAGATTGGGGACCAGGTCACTATTTAAGAAAGTTATTTTTAAGATTGCTAATCTCCAACAGCATTACGAGACCTGAGAAAGTGTGGCAGCAAACATGGCAATGGCTATCAGAAGATGTTCTTTATCAACAAAGAAAGCTATCAAATATCCAAG ACTTGCAGCTTAGTGATAATGAATTGCAAAATATAACTCTTATGCTGATTGAAGAGTTACTGCAATCAAATAGAAGAAGTCTGAAGGATTTCCCATCAATGCCTTATCCACAAGGATATGTCACAAATCGTTTGGGAAACAAGCTCATATATGCTGAACGTGATTATGATACAACTAAATTGAATGAGGAGTTCCAGAATTACTTCAAGTCTCTCACAG ATGAGCAAAGGACTATATTTGACACAATCATGAAAGCAGTTTCTGACGAGCAGGGTGGGATGTATTTCTTATATGGTCATGGTGGTACCGGAAAAACATTTATGTGGAAGACACTAGCTTCAGCTTTACGTGCAAAAGGAGATATTGTTTTGACTGTAGCATCCAGTGGGATAGCATCTTTATTGATGCCAGGAGGAAGAACAGCACACTCTAAATTTGCTATCCCAGTGCCTACATCAGAGAACTCAACTTGCAATATTCACCAAGGAAGTGAATTGGCAGGATTACTGAAAGTGGCTAAGCTAATTATATGGGATGAGGCTCCAATGTCACACAAGTTTTGCTTTGAAGCATTAGATAAAAGTCTTAGAGATATCATGAATTGCTCTAATAATGTAAATGCTCCTTTTGCAGGAAAAGTGATTGTCTTTGGGGGTGACTTCAGACAAATTCTTCCAGTTATACCAAAAG GTAATGAAAGAGAATATTTGAGCTCTGATTCAATtgacaaatcagaagcacttcaAAATCCAATACTTCAGACTCTTACACCTGAGTTTCTGAATTCACTTAGAACTTCTGGTCTCCCTAATCACAAGATCAAATTGAAAATTG ATCATGTTATTGGAGCTAAGGAAATCTCTGGAAAGAACAAGGGAGTTGTGACTTACATTACTAGAATGTGCATGTCCCCATCTCAATCACCATGGCCTTTTAAACTTGTAAGGAGACAATTCCCCATTATTGTCTCATATGCTATGACTATCAACAAGTCACAGGGTCAATCACTAGCTAATGTTGGAGTGTATTTGCCTAAGCCAGTGTTTAGTCATGGTCAATTGTATGTGGCCTTTTCTAGAGTTCAAAGTAAACAAGGTTTGAAGATCTTAATACATGATAGTGAAGGAAAACCCTTAAACACAACTACTAATGTTGTGTTCAAGGAGGTCTTTCAAAATTTACAGTAG